A region of Desulfolithobacter dissulfuricans DNA encodes the following proteins:
- a CDS encoding DUF6448 family protein has protein sequence MKPRKTILITLFVLVSLPLVTVGNALAHCDTVDGPVVKTARIALDREDITPLLKWVRPDKEDEIRAAFQKTLAMRAKGPDVKEFADTYFFETLVRIHRAGEGAPYTGLKPGGAVDPAVALADKALENGNVDKLVTVLTNAMASGIRERFQLVKETRKHADDSVAAGREFVESYVTFTHYVEGLHGLIKGGAAHHGEAGH, from the coding sequence ATGAAACCACGCAAAACCATTCTGATCACCCTGTTTGTTCTGGTATCTTTACCCCTTGTTACCGTAGGGAACGCTTTGGCCCACTGCGACACCGTAGACGGCCCGGTGGTCAAAACAGCGCGGATTGCACTTGACAGGGAAGATATCACCCCTTTGCTGAAATGGGTCCGACCGGACAAGGAAGATGAAATCCGGGCCGCCTTTCAGAAAACTCTGGCCATGCGCGCCAAAGGACCGGATGTCAAAGAGTTTGCAGACACCTACTTTTTCGAAACCCTGGTCCGCATCCACCGCGCAGGGGAAGGAGCACCCTACACGGGACTGAAACCCGGAGGAGCAGTGGACCCGGCGGTTGCCCTGGCTGACAAGGCCCTGGAGAACGGCAATGTTGACAAGCTGGTCACAGTCCTCACCAATGCGATGGCAAGTGGTATCCGGGAGCGTTTTCAGCTGGTCAAGGAAACCAGGAAACATGCGGATGATTCTGTGGCAGCCGGCCGGGAATTCGTCGAATCCTACGTTACCTTCACCCACTACGTGGAAGGGCTCCATGGACTGATCAAAGGCGGAGCAGCCCATCATGGCGAAGCAGGGCATTGA
- a CDS encoding RNA polymerase sigma factor yields the protein MNENKKSYTSMGGSELMVLYQGGDMEAFNCLYDRYKSLVYGYLHKRLRNRAEIDEVFQDVFLRLHHSRSRYKSEFPFEPWLYAVLRNSLIDHYRKKEKQYHDVSLDELEVTPTALQVEDKHNLDGLLPENVDLSKKQRHAIELRYGEDFSFEDIAKTLGTTSSNARQLVSRALKKLRKIIKPEDVT from the coding sequence ATGAATGAAAATAAAAAGTCATACACCTCCATGGGTGGATCAGAGCTCATGGTTCTGTATCAGGGGGGAGATATGGAGGCGTTTAATTGCCTCTATGACAGGTATAAATCCCTGGTGTATGGCTATTTACACAAAAGACTGAGAAATCGGGCCGAGATTGATGAAGTCTTTCAGGATGTATTTCTCAGGCTGCACCATTCCCGGTCACGGTACAAAAGTGAATTTCCTTTTGAGCCGTGGTTATATGCGGTGCTGCGGAACAGTTTGATTGATCACTACAGGAAAAAGGAAAAACAATACCATGATGTGTCCCTGGATGAGCTGGAGGTGACCCCGACGGCCCTCCAGGTTGAGGATAAGCATAACCTGGACGGATTATTGCCCGAAAACGTGGACCTCAGCAAAAAGCAGCGCCATGCCATTGAGCTGCGCTATGGTGAAGATTTTTCCTTTGAGGACATTGCAAAAACATTGGGGACCACTTCCTCCAATGCCCGTCAACTTGTGAGCAGGGCTTTGAAAAAGTTGAGAAAAATTATCAAGCCCGAGGATGTGACATGA
- a CDS encoding response regulator, whose translation MRILVIEDDRKIGSFLQKGLQEAGYAVDLASDGEEGLDAMQSGVYDAAVVDLMLPKLDGLTLIERIRNQGITTPVLILSAKRSVDDRIKGLQQGGDDYMVKPFSFGELLARIQALIRRDNRSAETHSLSFADLHMNLLTREVTRGGQVINLPAREFALLEYMLRNQGRILSKTSILEKVYDYSFDPQTNVVDVLVCRLRNKIDKDFDSKLIHTVRGMGYVLKQDS comes from the coding sequence ATGCGGATTCTTGTCATAGAAGATGACCGGAAAATCGGCTCGTTCCTGCAGAAAGGGCTGCAGGAGGCGGGATACGCTGTTGATCTGGCATCAGATGGTGAGGAAGGGCTTGACGCCATGCAATCAGGCGTCTATGACGCTGCAGTTGTCGACCTCATGCTGCCAAAGCTCGACGGACTGACCCTGATCGAGCGCATCCGCAATCAGGGAATCACCACGCCGGTGCTCATCCTCAGTGCCAAACGATCCGTGGATGACCGGATCAAGGGGCTGCAGCAGGGAGGCGATGATTACATGGTCAAGCCGTTTTCCTTTGGCGAACTGCTGGCCCGTATCCAGGCCCTGATCCGGCGGGACAACCGGTCTGCCGAGACCCACAGCCTGAGTTTTGCAGATCTGCACATGAACCTGCTCACCAGGGAAGTTACCCGGGGAGGACAGGTAATCAACCTGCCGGCCCGGGAATTTGCCCTGCTCGAATACATGCTGCGCAACCAGGGCCGCATCCTTTCCAAGACAAGCATTCTGGAAAAGGTATACGATTACAGCTTTGACCCCCAGACCAACGTGGTCGACGTGCTGGTCTGCCGCCTGCGTAACAAAATCGACAAGGATTTTGACAGCAAACTGATCCACACCGTTCGCGGTATGGGCTATGTCCTCAAACAGGACAGCTGA